The following coding sequences are from one Diabrotica virgifera virgifera chromosome 2, PGI_DIABVI_V3a window:
- the LOC114328073 gene encoding enhancer of split malpha protein: MSLYDAEVFNNSVNDNKVNDKKSKSTMHQIKKLIKCIIKKNKHTYVKNPQPDYYFDEEISDNLANEILENEIFEDIDNCEDFSAVPVYENGEMDFLPVTRGQRYIPVHFARTEAGTFFWTSITTPDQDICYHGDKNAISNYQVPQRQVPNDRWAQA; encoded by the coding sequence ATGAGTTTATACGACGCCGAAGTTTTCAACAATTCCGTCAATGACAACAAGGTCAACGACAAGAAATCCAAGTCGACGATGCACCAGATCAAGAAGCTGATCAAATGCATAATCAAGAAGAACAAGCACACTTACGTGAAGAATCCGCAGCCCGATTACTACTTCGATGAAGAAATTAGCGATAACCTCGCTAATGAAATCCTCGAGAACGAGATTTTCGAAGACATCGACAACTGCGAAGATTTCTCCGCTGTACCTGTGTACGAGAACGGCGAAATGGACTTCCTACCCGTTACGAGAGGACAGAGATACATCCCAGTGCATTTCGCAAGAACTGAAGCGGGCACATTCTTCTGGACATCAATCACCACTCCCGATCAAGATATCTGCTATCACGGTGACAAGAACGCCATCTCAAACTACCAAGTACCACAAAGGCAAGTACCTAATGATAGATGGGCTCAAGCTTAA